The Hippopotamus amphibius kiboko isolate mHipAmp2 chromosome 13, mHipAmp2.hap2, whole genome shotgun sequence sequence TTCTACTCTGCTCTGATCTAAGCACCAAAAGTTACAACAGTCTCACGACTGTAAATTACCACAGTTCtcaattattttaagtttttatatgtAACCTACTGTAGTTTTGtctcttcttaaatttttatgcTTCCGTTTtctttcaaagagaaagaaaataatgttctATTGAGTGAGAAGTTTCTCACTTCTACATAAATACTAACGATGGACAACTCTAAAGATATCCAATCCTCAAATCAGCCCCAAATGATAAATATCTGTAGAGAATGtctcacagaaaatgaaataaaatccagatatccaatcagatgcagagaatgtggATGCAGAACAATTTACAAGAAAAAGACTAAAAGACTGGTGGGTTTCAATACTCGATGAAACATGGAAATTCAGaagattatcttcatttttatttagatttgcTATTACTGTTTCTCATTGTTTTGTAGCATATTTCTCTTTATGaatacaattatatacatatgattttatttaattttaaaatcatattttatttagataTCTATTAATACCTTATATTaagaatttcctttttgtttaattatatgacctaattttattttattttatatgtaatgtgCCATAAAATATGCAAAGGTTAAAACTGCTTTCCCAAAGCAAACCTTCAATCAAAACTTATAATCATCTGGGACGCTTGTTAAAAATGCGGATTTCTAGGACCTTCAAAAGGTCTAATTAAGTAAATCTTCAGACACTACACTAGTTCTATATCACTGAGCGTAAACTCTCTAGCATTATATGGTACAGAGTACACCAATGCACTTGTTGTCAGGGTGCACACGTTATTTTGAcagtttttcatttattacttggTGTAGGCCCTTCTGTATTTCTATATCATTCTTaacaattgttttaaatgttggcagagggaagagaaatTCTAAAGGTTGTTTTACGTAAGGCAAAATCTA is a genomic window containing:
- the LOC130835313 gene encoding DNA-directed RNA polymerases I, II, and III subunit RPABC4-like, translated to MDNSKDIQSSNQPQMINICRECLTENEIKSRYPIRCRECGCRTIYKKKTKRLVGFNTR